A genome region from Purpureocillium takamizusanense chromosome 8, complete sequence includes the following:
- a CDS encoding uncharacterized protein (TransMembrane:1 (i78-96o)) — translation MAALSRDSPLVFARVALGGLNERPDGYKRSPRSLSDPIFFSPHPLKHPVSSISSAFFRSTASLSFLQRPNPPPTTFKMKFFVAILALAATAIAAPTECKSCHKEPSHEHKPEHKEPSNNKVGNVCQSHQTVVCQGQGNGGLLSLGNILPGALGQSCSGGDVYCCSHDDVKQTGLINLDLNVQCSLTRLL, via the exons ATGGCGGCCCTGTCGAGGGACTCACCTCTGGTCTTCGCTCGGGTTGCTTTGGGGGGCCTCAACGAACGTCCAGATGGATATAAAAGGAGCCCTCGATCCCTCTCAGATcccatcttcttctctccTCATCCACTCAAGCATCCAGTCTCAAGCATCTCCAGCGCCTTCTTTCGCTCAACAGCATCACTTTCGTTCCTTCAACGACCTAATCCACCCCCAACAACTTTCAAAATGAAGTTCTTTGTCGCTATCCTGGCCCTtgctgccaccgccatcgccgctcCCACCGAGTGCAAGAGCTGCCACAAGGAGCCTTCCCACGAGCACAAGCCTGAGCACAAGGAGcccagcaacaacaaggtCGGCAACGTCTGCCAGAGCCACCAGACTGTCGTGtgccagggccagggcaaCGGCGGCCTCCTCTCCCTCGGCAACATCCTGCCCGGTGCTCTGGGCCAGAGCTGCTCCGGTGGCGACGTCTACTGCTGCTCGCACGACGATGTCAAGCAG ACCGGCCTCATCAACCTGGACCTGAACGTCCAGTGCTCCCTCACCCGCTTGCTGTAA